Proteins from a single region of Terriglobales bacterium:
- the greA gene encoding transcription elongation factor GreA, with protein sequence MTEQIKKKLQEEIESFEHELTHELPKELKKAAALGDLSENAEYHMAKQRQEFVRARLGQLKKRMADLSLINMSNIPRDKAGLGSTVKVFDSTKNEEIEYKLVTSEESDVEKGQISTTSPIGRALINKKVGDTAIVVTPNGKRELEILRLSTIHDVAQ encoded by the coding sequence ATGACGGAACAGATCAAGAAGAAGCTCCAGGAAGAAATTGAAAGCTTCGAGCACGAGCTTACCCATGAACTCCCTAAGGAGCTGAAAAAAGCGGCCGCTCTAGGTGATCTCAGTGAAAATGCCGAGTACCACATGGCTAAGCAGCGCCAGGAATTCGTTCGCGCGCGCCTGGGGCAGCTTAAGAAGCGGATGGCCGACCTTTCCTTAATCAACATGAGCAACATTCCCAGGGACAAGGCTGGCCTGGGATCCACGGTTAAAGTCTTCGACTCCACCAAAAACGAGGAGATCGAGTACAAGCTGGTTACAAGCGAAGAATCGGATGTCGAGAAGGGGCAGATTTCGACTACTTCGCCCATAGGCCGCGCGCTCATCAACAAGAAGGTGGGCGATACAGCCATCGTTGTGACCCCCAACGGCAAGCGGGAGCTTGAAATTCTCCGCTTGAGTACCATCCACGACGTGGCCCAGTGA
- a CDS encoding carboxypeptidase regulatory-like domain-containing protein, with protein MKNLVKLVCVTSVLAVLAISAAAQSAATAELHILVKDQNGALVNNATVSALNQAQSFTRRSGSSSNGEYQFAFLPPGQYTITVEAPGFAKFLGRDVIVTVGQLATLPVTLRVAGTAETVEVSSEAELVETQRTSSTTTIDQRRIDNLPINGRNYINFALTDSQIARDTAPSIGAAPTSGLNFGGQRARQNLVNVDGADAVDNSVNGIRSTVSQEAVQEFQIIKNSYSAEYGRASGGVVNIITRSGSNAFHGNVFGFLRNRNLQAVNPFSNVSDPAYTRVQAGLTLGGPIKKDKTFYFFSYETTRRRETGFSNIGANNFGFVPFDTTLVGQPFGTLLLTQEQVAFLTNPATIAMEKASPAFAMAVAQYTGLAGGSAAVALNGALPASLGGFPVFPTSNALLPSSFVPLNSIVGNYPISEGTSLYSLRLDHRLTNSQQVSLRGNVSPSTTTGIQVNAQGPQNFGQNAFSRTSEQTYRDVTVAGQDTWTLGANKVNEFRFQYARRGLLYNFSHAPGGGSVAVNIPGFAFFGREPFSFVDRTEQRYQATDNFSWIHGNHSLRFGLDGNFIPLTANFTVNFGGVYNFGAVNPFPQPFPAFSAVQAYGAGLPSNFIQGVGNPHDAFTNVPLGGFIQDSWRLRPNLTLNYGVRYEVELTPTFAAINPLSQAAQNSLGITQGIPRDTNNVAPRLGIAWDPGKDGKTVVRASYGLFYDHPLLALAFDSDVADAAQAPQMVLFGGAPCTAASTPSPLNMNAANTFQGTLGNANCTPPGFAQATNYLAGQQRFNPTPNAPSAFVGQQYLAAGIPLVVQPFGFPTSANFQYPYSNQANLTIERDLGHDFALSLQYNFNGGRHLNRPINANAVRSDLLIRNWQVAAAAGDPAAVGGGGAAPLLVGSSGAPCGVDMNPGPFAGQPWVSAALVSFFRPSGLNPSLARGLIAQGGAGCVQLAQQILSAEGLNSTCDPLSLSGCIPFSDMPANFSNGSSVYHGFTANLKKRFSDHYEFLISYTYSHAIDDSTDLESPLSPQDNYRPNLDRSTSLFDQRHRFVFSGMYQTGRVSGDSVWSKVASNWTFAPIIEAGAGRPFNIIVGSDRNFDFGTTTDRPLTVGSGAPPNACGDSAMASSFSPTGFLQPACFLSGTLTGNLSRNAGVRPMTLFTDMRIARRIQLGERLALDGMVDVFNFINRFNVADVNPLWSDAGRPTAAFDPRQFQLALKLSW; from the coding sequence ATGAAAAACCTGGTGAAGCTCGTTTGCGTGACAAGTGTGTTGGCTGTGCTTGCGATATCGGCGGCGGCGCAGTCGGCCGCCACGGCAGAACTGCATATTTTGGTCAAGGACCAGAACGGTGCGCTGGTGAATAACGCCACCGTGTCGGCGCTGAATCAAGCCCAGAGCTTCACTCGCCGCAGCGGCAGCAGCTCCAATGGCGAATATCAATTTGCGTTCCTACCACCCGGTCAATACACAATTACGGTGGAGGCGCCAGGATTTGCCAAGTTCTTAGGTCGTGACGTCATCGTCACCGTAGGTCAATTGGCTACATTGCCGGTTACGTTACGGGTAGCGGGTACAGCTGAAACCGTAGAAGTCTCAAGCGAGGCCGAGCTGGTCGAGACCCAGCGCACCTCCTCGACCACCACCATTGATCAGCGAAGAATTGACAATCTCCCCATCAACGGGCGGAACTACATCAACTTTGCCCTCACCGATTCGCAGATCGCACGCGATACGGCTCCAAGTATCGGAGCGGCGCCCACATCTGGTTTGAACTTTGGCGGCCAGCGCGCCCGTCAAAATCTGGTGAATGTGGATGGCGCGGACGCGGTGGATAATTCGGTGAACGGCATTCGTTCTACGGTTTCGCAGGAGGCGGTGCAGGAGTTTCAAATTATCAAGAATAGCTATTCGGCAGAATACGGTCGCGCCTCGGGCGGGGTGGTAAACATTATTACTCGCTCTGGCTCGAATGCATTCCACGGTAACGTATTCGGGTTCTTACGGAATCGCAATCTTCAGGCTGTCAATCCTTTCAGCAATGTCTCCGATCCCGCTTACACCCGGGTGCAGGCTGGCCTTACCTTGGGTGGACCGATCAAGAAAGACAAGACGTTTTACTTTTTCTCTTATGAGACAACGCGCCGCCGAGAAACCGGTTTCTCCAACATCGGCGCCAACAACTTCGGGTTCGTGCCCTTTGATACGACTTTGGTGGGCCAGCCGTTTGGGACCTTGCTTCTAACACAGGAACAGGTGGCCTTCTTAACCAACCCTGCAACCATAGCGATGGAGAAGGCGTCGCCAGCGTTCGCCATGGCGGTGGCACAGTACACAGGCCTGGCAGGAGGCTCCGCAGCAGTAGCGCTAAATGGCGCCTTGCCGGCATCCCTGGGCGGTTTTCCTGTATTTCCTACCAGTAACGCCCTCTTGCCAAGTTCTTTCGTACCGCTCAACTCAATCGTGGGAAATTACCCCATCTCGGAGGGAACAAGCCTCTATTCGCTGCGGCTGGACCATCGTTTAACCAACTCCCAGCAGGTATCGTTGCGCGGGAACGTCAGCCCCAGCACGACCACGGGTATTCAGGTGAATGCGCAGGGACCGCAGAACTTCGGTCAGAATGCGTTTTCGCGCACTTCGGAGCAAACCTACCGAGATGTTACCGTCGCCGGACAGGACACCTGGACGCTGGGCGCAAACAAAGTGAACGAATTCCGCTTTCAGTACGCCCGCCGGGGCTTACTCTACAACTTCTCGCACGCGCCTGGTGGCGGCAGTGTGGCCGTCAACATCCCCGGATTCGCGTTCTTCGGACGAGAACCATTTTCCTTTGTAGACCGCACTGAGCAGCGTTATCAGGCCACTGATAATTTTTCATGGATCCACGGGAACCACAGTCTGCGGTTCGGGCTTGATGGTAACTTCATCCCCTTGACCGCGAACTTCACCGTCAATTTCGGTGGAGTCTATAACTTCGGTGCCGTGAACCCGTTTCCGCAGCCCTTCCCGGCTTTCTCGGCTGTGCAGGCATACGGCGCAGGGCTTCCCTCAAACTTCATTCAGGGTGTAGGCAATCCTCACGACGCGTTTACCAATGTCCCGCTCGGCGGATTCATTCAAGATAGTTGGCGTTTGCGTCCCAACCTCACGCTGAATTATGGGGTACGTTACGAAGTAGAGCTGACGCCCACCTTTGCCGCCATTAATCCGCTCTCCCAAGCCGCGCAGAATTCGTTGGGGATCACCCAGGGCATTCCCCGCGATACCAATAACGTTGCGCCTCGCCTCGGAATAGCTTGGGATCCAGGCAAGGATGGGAAAACCGTCGTCCGTGCATCTTACGGGCTTTTCTATGATCACCCGCTGCTGGCTTTAGCCTTCGATTCTGACGTAGCCGATGCGGCTCAGGCGCCGCAGATGGTCTTGTTTGGTGGCGCACCATGCACTGCCGCCAGTACGCCGAGCCCGTTGAACATGAACGCGGCGAATACCTTTCAGGGGACCCTCGGAAATGCCAACTGTACCCCGCCAGGTTTCGCGCAGGCCACAAACTATTTGGCCGGACAGCAGCGCTTCAATCCGACGCCGAACGCGCCCTCTGCTTTCGTTGGGCAGCAATATCTGGCTGCCGGCATACCGCTGGTGGTGCAGCCATTTGGTTTCCCAACGTCCGCTAACTTTCAGTATCCCTATTCCAACCAGGCAAATCTGACCATCGAGCGCGACTTAGGTCACGATTTTGCCCTTAGCCTGCAGTACAACTTCAATGGCGGCCGGCATCTGAACCGCCCCATTAATGCCAACGCGGTCCGGTCTGATCTGCTCATACGGAACTGGCAGGTTGCGGCCGCCGCAGGCGATCCAGCAGCAGTTGGGGGAGGCGGCGCCGCACCGCTCTTGGTGGGGTCCTCGGGCGCGCCGTGCGGAGTGGACATGAATCCCGGCCCATTCGCCGGGCAGCCTTGGGTGAGTGCCGCCCTGGTCAGCTTCTTCCGGCCCTCTGGTTTGAATCCGTCATTGGCACGCGGCCTTATTGCCCAAGGAGGAGCTGGTTGCGTCCAATTGGCGCAACAGATCTTGTCCGCAGAGGGACTCAACAGTACCTGCGATCCCCTGAGCCTCTCCGGCTGCATCCCGTTCAGCGATATGCCGGCAAACTTTTCCAATGGCAGTTCTGTTTATCACGGCTTTACCGCCAATCTGAAGAAGCGGTTTAGCGATCATTACGAATTCCTGATTTCCTACACCTACTCCCACGCGATTGACGACTCCACTGACCTCGAGTCTCCCTTATCTCCGCAGGACAATTACCGCCCCAACCTGGATCGCTCGACGTCACTCTTTGACCAGCGCCACCGGTTCGTTTTCAGCGGCATGTATCAGACCGGCAGGGTGAGTGGTGATTCAGTCTGGAGCAAGGTTGCCAGCAATTGGACCTTTGCGCCCATCATCGAGGCCGGTGCCGGTCGGCCGTTCAATATCATCGTGGGCTCTGATCGCAATTTTGATTTTGGTACCACCACTGACCGGCCACTTACGGTCGGAAGCGGCGCCCCGCCCAATGCGTGCGGCGACTCCGCTATGGCATCGTCTTTCTCACCCACTGGATTCCTTCAGCCCGCTTGTTTCTTGAGTGGCACACTTACCGGCAACCTGTCTCGCAACGCCGGAGTACGTCCGATGACTCTATTTACTGACATGCGGATAGCGCGCCGTATACAGCTGGGTGAGCGTCTGGCACTGGACGGTATGGTTGACGTATTCAACTTTATCAACCGGTTCAACGTGGCGGATGTGAACCCGTTGTGGAGTGATGCTGGGCGTCCCACAGCGGCTTTTGATCCTCGGCAGTTTCAGTTGGCGCTGAAGCTTTCGTGGTGA
- a CDS encoding OmpA family protein, which translates to MAQTPVYRITVVSRTTKAVNYRHRGGSTRVDFRGTDLMPQVTGSAKVDSKAGRLEINAGFDHLQPARNFGPEYLTYVLWAITPEGRPSNLGELVPGDGGVKIHVTTGLQSFGMIVTAEPYFAVTQPSNLIVAENVVRPDTAGWEQPIDTKFDLLERGAYTIDVPAAQLPATSAPPNTPLELMEAMNAVAIAKAAKADQYAPDALQKAQDFLAKAQDYLTRNQGRTPIGTVARGATESAEDARVLTIRKREQERLDAERRSMQEQTTQAQSEAQQSAAQAQQAAQERQKAEEARAQAEQQAQNATTEAEQQRQAAEQAKADALAQQQQAQAANQQAEQQRQEAEAARQAAQAQQQAAQAEIQRANLAAQQAQQEKEQMRTRLLQQLNQVLQTRDSARGLIVNMSDVLFDFGKSTLRAGARERLAKVAGIVLAYPDLRLQIEGHTDNVGSDRYNQQLSERRAGVVKDYLVAQGVNINNVTAQGLGKTQPVASNATATGRQLNRRVELIVSGEAIGNQVGAMNPAGGAPNTAVPGGQIPGSQAAVPSQTGTAQQGNSSVGQSGSSQPENGPAPQSTPPSMPQSGSQTPPQ; encoded by the coding sequence ATGGCGCAAACGCCTGTGTACCGCATTACGGTGGTCTCGCGGACGACCAAAGCAGTGAATTATCGCCATCGCGGTGGATCCACCCGGGTGGACTTCCGCGGAACTGACCTGATGCCGCAGGTAACCGGGTCGGCCAAGGTTGATAGCAAAGCCGGAAGACTCGAAATCAATGCCGGGTTTGACCACCTGCAGCCGGCACGCAACTTCGGCCCCGAATATCTGACCTATGTTTTGTGGGCAATCACGCCAGAGGGACGCCCCAGCAATCTGGGCGAACTCGTGCCTGGAGACGGCGGGGTCAAGATACATGTAACGACTGGGCTGCAGTCCTTCGGCATGATCGTAACTGCGGAACCATATTTTGCGGTCACACAGCCAAGCAATCTGATAGTGGCGGAGAACGTTGTTCGGCCCGATACTGCGGGTTGGGAACAGCCGATTGACACGAAATTCGACCTGCTGGAACGTGGCGCGTACACCATTGATGTTCCTGCTGCACAACTACCCGCCACGAGTGCTCCCCCCAATACACCGCTGGAACTGATGGAAGCCATGAATGCGGTGGCCATCGCCAAGGCCGCAAAAGCAGATCAGTATGCGCCTGATGCGTTACAGAAAGCGCAGGATTTTCTGGCGAAGGCGCAGGATTATTTGACTCGTAATCAAGGTCGAACCCCGATTGGAACCGTCGCCCGGGGCGCAACTGAATCGGCCGAGGATGCGCGCGTCCTAACTATTCGCAAACGCGAGCAGGAACGGTTGGATGCGGAACGGCGCTCGATGCAGGAGCAGACGACACAGGCCCAGAGTGAGGCGCAGCAGTCCGCTGCGCAAGCGCAACAGGCAGCCCAAGAACGTCAAAAGGCGGAAGAGGCCCGCGCACAAGCCGAGCAACAGGCCCAGAACGCAACCACCGAAGCCGAACAACAGCGGCAGGCCGCCGAGCAGGCCAAGGCGGATGCTTTAGCACAGCAGCAACAGGCGCAAGCAGCCAACCAGCAGGCGGAACAGCAGCGGCAGGAGGCAGAAGCCGCCAGGCAGGCAGCCCAAGCCCAGCAGCAAGCCGCCCAAGCCGAAATCCAACGTGCGAACCTGGCGGCACAGCAGGCGCAACAAGAGAAAGAACAAATGCGTACCCGGCTTCTGCAGCAGCTCAACCAGGTGTTGCAAACCCGGGACAGCGCGCGGGGATTGATCGTCAATATGTCCGACGTTCTGTTTGATTTCGGGAAGAGTACGCTGAGGGCGGGAGCGCGTGAGCGGTTGGCCAAGGTGGCGGGAATCGTTTTAGCTTATCCCGATCTCCGCCTGCAGATTGAGGGTCATACCGACAACGTCGGTAGCGACCGATACAACCAGCAGCTTTCTGAGCGCCGAGCTGGAGTGGTGAAGGATTACCTCGTAGCCCAGGGAGTCAACATCAATAATGTCACCGCTCAAGGTTTAGGCAAGACCCAGCCTGTAGCCTCGAATGCCACGGCCACAGGTCGGCAATTGAACCGCCGAGTTGAGCTGATTGTAAGTGGCGAGGCAATTGGGAACCAGGTGGGCGCCATGAACCCGGCGGGAGGAGCGCCCAACACTGCAGTTCCCGGCGGCCAGATCCCAGGAAGCCAAGCGGCAGTTCCGTCACAAACTGGGACTGCGCAGCAGGGCAACTCTTCAGTGGGGCAGAGCGGAAGCAGCCAACCGGAGAACGGGCCGGCTCCCCAGAGTACTCCCCCGAGTATGCCCCAGAGCGGGTCCCAAACACCGCCCCAATGA
- a CDS encoding isoaspartyl peptidase/L-asparaginase, which produces MDPVLVVHGGGWAIPDEMVDDHLHGIGKALGAGWEVLHRGGSALDAVEQAVVIMEDDEAFDAGRGSFLNRDGRVQLDALMMDGATLRAGGVGCVEHIRNPIRAARKVLDESPHVYLVCEGAERFAEQHGIPRCRNEDLVIPREVERLRQVQSSTSAESTFSASHDTVGAVALDQRGNLAAATSTGGTLNKTPGRVGDSSLIGCGCYADNQTAAASTTGWGEPIMKLVLAKWATDRVGGYVAAPQAAADAIKYLQSRLNGHGGIILLDPHGRCGIAHNTPRMAWGAATVAKQECGITRNT; this is translated from the coding sequence ATGGATCCAGTCCTGGTGGTTCATGGTGGTGGTTGGGCAATCCCCGACGAGATGGTAGACGACCATCTGCATGGCATCGGTAAGGCGCTGGGGGCAGGATGGGAAGTATTGCATCGCGGCGGCTCCGCTCTGGACGCGGTCGAGCAGGCAGTTGTCATCATGGAAGACGATGAAGCCTTCGACGCCGGCCGTGGCAGCTTCTTAAATCGCGATGGCCGCGTTCAGCTCGACGCTCTCATGATGGACGGCGCCACTTTGCGGGCCGGCGGGGTGGGATGCGTGGAGCACATCCGCAATCCAATTCGGGCGGCGCGCAAAGTTCTGGATGAGAGTCCGCACGTTTATCTGGTCTGCGAGGGCGCCGAACGTTTTGCCGAACAGCACGGCATCCCGCGGTGCCGCAATGAGGACCTGGTGATTCCGCGAGAGGTTGAGCGTTTGCGGCAGGTCCAGTCCAGCACCAGCGCCGAATCCACCTTCTCTGCGTCTCATGACACGGTTGGGGCGGTGGCTCTGGATCAGCGCGGTAACCTGGCTGCGGCTACCTCGACCGGCGGCACCCTGAACAAAACGCCTGGCCGTGTCGGCGACTCTTCCTTGATTGGCTGCGGCTGCTATGCGGACAATCAAACTGCCGCCGCATCGACCACTGGCTGGGGCGAGCCCATCATGAAGCTTGTATTGGCGAAATGGGCAACCGACCGAGTTGGGGGCTACGTCGCTGCGCCCCAGGCCGCGGCTGATGCGATCAAATATCTCCAATCCCGCTTAAACGGGCACGGTGGCATCATCCTTTTGGATCCCCATGGACGGTGCGGCATTGCCCACAACACTCCGCGAATGGCTTGGGGCGCCGCAACGGTGGCGAAACAAGAATGCGGCATCACAAGGAATACCTAG
- a CDS encoding CDP-alcohol phosphatidyltransferase family protein has protein sequence MSWTGAFGRGCRVLLTAIVDRMALTRISPNALTFLGLVINSFAAFFFGYATAENQQRMFFYAGMVIILAGFMDMVDGRVARATNQVTRFGAFFDSVVDRYSDVALFFGLLVYYARVNRFFYVVLVAVVMTGSVMVSYTRARAESLIGTCKVGFMERPERLVLVIIGAVFNRMAPVLWVIAVLSNITVAHRIYYTWQRTRSEELQKPQTTISVA, from the coding sequence GTGAGCTGGACAGGAGCTTTCGGACGCGGGTGCCGCGTATTGTTGACCGCCATCGTAGATCGCATGGCATTGACCCGCATTTCGCCTAACGCACTCACTTTTCTGGGCCTGGTGATCAATTCCTTTGCAGCTTTCTTCTTCGGGTACGCCACTGCCGAGAACCAACAACGCATGTTTTTCTACGCCGGAATGGTCATCATCCTCGCCGGTTTTATGGACATGGTAGACGGCCGGGTGGCTCGCGCCACTAACCAGGTCACCCGCTTCGGCGCCTTTTTCGACTCCGTGGTGGACCGCTACAGCGACGTCGCTCTTTTTTTTGGATTGCTGGTTTACTACGCGCGCGTAAACCGGTTCTTCTATGTGGTGCTGGTGGCCGTTGTTATGACCGGATCAGTTATGGTCAGCTACACCCGCGCGCGGGCGGAGTCTCTGATTGGAACTTGCAAAGTGGGATTCATGGAGCGGCCTGAGAGACTCGTCCTGGTCATCATAGGAGCGGTTTTTAACCGCATGGCTCCGGTTCTGTGGGTGATTGCCGTACTCTCAAACATTACCGTCGCACACCGTATCTACTACACCTGGCAGCGGACACGCTCAGAAGAATTGCAAAAACCGCAAACAACAATTTCAGTCGCGTAG
- a CDS encoding GatB/YqeY domain-containing protein has translation MSISEQVQKDMTDAMRARDEHRLSALRMVKAALKNREVEKRGPLDDKEAMAVLNTLIKQRRDSVEQFTKGGRHEMAEKEANEIKLIESYLPKAIGEAEIVTAVRAKISELGSPSMKDMGTVMKAVMADFQAKGARVDGKAVSDAVKRELSTPAK, from the coding sequence ATGAGCATAAGCGAACAGGTACAAAAGGACATGACCGACGCGATGCGGGCCCGGGATGAACACCGGCTCTCCGCCCTTCGGATGGTTAAAGCCGCCTTGAAGAACCGTGAAGTTGAAAAACGCGGGCCTCTGGATGATAAGGAAGCCATGGCAGTCCTGAACACGTTGATAAAGCAGCGTCGCGACTCGGTTGAGCAGTTCACCAAAGGCGGGCGGCACGAGATGGCAGAAAAAGAAGCCAACGAGATCAAGCTCATAGAATCCTACCTGCCGAAAGCCATCGGAGAAGCAGAAATCGTGACCGCGGTTCGCGCCAAGATTTCCGAACTGGGTTCCCCTTCCATGAAAGACATGGGAACAGTTATGAAGGCTGTAATGGCGGATTTCCAGGCGAAAGGCGCGCGGGTTGACGGAAAAGCGGTAAGCGATGCGGTGAAGCGCGAGCTAAGTACGCCCGCGAAGTGA
- a CDS encoding LysM peptidoglycan-binding domain-containing protein — protein MAVAPAEPAPPTLTPKSAKVARTNKSTKAVKAESQRPRIEEEPKQQSQSDAIDNLVAAADKQYEAGQAQYSAGRTDAAKSNFDRAFDLLAGAPTGAGSDPRVQNEFDKIVDGVNSLELTGLKQADAVPEQQKSEPAPIDEANEVTFPVDPNIKAKAEAEVRKTHSDLPLMLNDTVASYINYYSTRGRDVLERALTRAGLYQDMISRVLKEEGVPQDLIYLAEAESGFRPLALSRAGARGMWQFISARARGYGLRRDAWVDERQDPEKSTRAAARHLKDLYNQFGDWYLAMAAYNSGPLTVQHAVRRTGYADFWQLYRRGVLPKETRNYVPIILAVTIMAKNPAQYGLDEIIPDKPLEVDRLTIDYPVDLRLVAQCVDSTLQNLQELNPSLLRTVSPKQGGYELHLPLGTADKYQAAIAAIPRDMRVWWRYHKVAPADTLSGIARNYRVTSKAILDVNHLQADELKAESKVIIPIAPGHRVPGEEVVYSRHGTRYRVRRGDTIASIASDFGVPAERIRRWNRLRGDRVRSGRLLVIHLPVSPGQEIAPSRTKSSKSKSASKIRTVSSSARVLHKVQRGETLYSIASTYNTTVEALRRDNHKVASNLRAGDVLVINQSR, from the coding sequence ATGGCTGTGGCGCCGGCGGAGCCTGCCCCACCCACGCTGACCCCAAAATCCGCCAAGGTAGCCAGAACCAACAAGTCCACAAAGGCAGTCAAAGCAGAATCACAACGGCCCAGAATTGAGGAAGAACCAAAACAGCAATCGCAATCCGATGCAATCGACAATCTGGTTGCCGCAGCCGACAAACAATATGAGGCAGGGCAAGCACAGTATTCCGCTGGCCGCACCGACGCGGCAAAAAGCAATTTCGACCGTGCCTTTGATCTGCTCGCCGGAGCCCCCACTGGGGCGGGTTCCGATCCACGAGTTCAAAACGAGTTCGACAAAATCGTTGACGGAGTGAATAGCCTTGAACTTACAGGGCTGAAGCAGGCCGATGCGGTCCCAGAGCAGCAAAAGTCCGAACCTGCGCCCATTGACGAAGCCAACGAGGTTACATTTCCGGTTGATCCGAACATAAAGGCCAAAGCCGAAGCCGAGGTCCGCAAGACCCATTCCGACCTGCCTCTTATGCTCAACGATACCGTCGCCAGTTACATTAATTACTACTCCACTCGGGGACGGGACGTTTTGGAGCGCGCTCTCACGCGCGCGGGTCTGTACCAGGACATGATCTCTCGCGTTTTGAAAGAGGAAGGCGTTCCTCAGGACTTAATTTACCTGGCCGAAGCAGAGTCGGGATTTCGTCCCTTGGCCCTCTCGCGTGCGGGCGCACGCGGGATGTGGCAGTTCATTTCCGCTCGCGCTCGCGGATATGGCCTAAGGCGTGACGCCTGGGTTGACGAGCGCCAGGATCCGGAGAAATCAACCCGGGCTGCTGCCCGTCACCTGAAGGATCTTTATAACCAGTTCGGCGACTGGTACTTGGCAATGGCTGCCTACAACTCGGGTCCGCTGACGGTGCAGCATGCCGTCAGGCGCACTGGCTATGCTGATTTCTGGCAGCTCTATCGGCGTGGCGTGCTGCCCAAAGAGACGCGGAATTACGTTCCCATCATCTTGGCGGTCACCATTATGGCCAAGAATCCCGCCCAGTACGGTTTGGACGAAATCATTCCCGACAAACCTCTGGAAGTGGACCGGCTGACAATTGATTATCCCGTGGATCTTCGCCTGGTGGCACAGTGCGTGGACTCTACCCTGCAGAACCTGCAGGAGCTCAATCCCAGTTTGTTGCGGACGGTCAGCCCGAAGCAGGGCGGATATGAACTCCATCTACCTCTCGGAACCGCCGACAAGTATCAAGCCGCTATCGCTGCCATACCGCGCGACATGCGAGTGTGGTGGCGCTACCACAAGGTGGCCCCCGCGGATACGCTGAGCGGCATCGCTCGCAATTATCGGGTGACCAGCAAGGCGATTCTCGACGTCAATCATCTGCAAGCCGATGAGCTTAAAGCGGAAAGCAAGGTGATTATTCCAATTGCACCCGGACATCGCGTGCCGGGTGAAGAAGTTGTCTATTCTCGCCACGGGACTCGTTACCGCGTCAGAAGGGGCGACACCATAGCCTCCATTGCCAGTGATTTCGGTGTTCCCGCCGAACGCATACGTCGCTGGAATCGGTTACGCGGCGACCGTGTTCGGTCCGGACGACTGCTGGTCATTCATTTGCCGGTTTCACCTGGGCAGGAGATCGCGCCATCCCGCACAAAATCGTCCAAATCAAAGTCCGCCAGCAAGATACGAACTGTGAGCTCGAGTGCTCGGGTGCTCCATAAAGTCCAACGCGGCGAAACCCTCTACAGCATCGCAAGCACCTACAACACCACGGTTGAGGCACTTCGGCGCGACAACCACAAAGTGGCCTCCAACCTTCGCGCTGGCGACGTGCTGGTTATAAACCAATCGCGTTAA